A region of Streptomyces deccanensis DNA encodes the following proteins:
- a CDS encoding MEDS domain-containing protein — MTTQHPAERTVPVERLRLGDHACMGPRDQERTDESPWKVFTAYTRTSLARGEKVMLVMDPDDLSDDEVVALLDRGSGQVVAARDGGQLSVRRNTEIYVPDGRFQERRTIDTYASEVDRACDEGWAGLRVTADMSWAPRVNLGHDRLLDYEASVAPLFADPLFTAICWYDRQRFDDDLTSRVGKVHPLRVMERLDSLEVTGTPEGGRMAGTAELSTRSEFVEALREALEHRDDSGPSHFVLDLRDLCFMEAHCAWQLISLAASLPAGSEVTVRCGELLGLVLEQLGAGEVPQLLVRVEGEGDEEDAG, encoded by the coding sequence ATGACGACCCAGCACCCCGCGGAGCGAACCGTGCCGGTCGAGCGGCTGCGGCTGGGGGATCACGCGTGCATGGGACCGAGGGACCAGGAGCGGACCGACGAGTCGCCGTGGAAGGTCTTCACCGCGTACACCCGGACGAGTCTGGCGCGCGGCGAGAAGGTCATGCTGGTCATGGACCCGGACGATCTGAGTGACGACGAGGTGGTCGCGCTGCTGGACCGGGGCAGCGGGCAGGTGGTGGCGGCGCGGGACGGCGGCCAGCTGTCGGTCCGGCGGAACACGGAGATCTACGTGCCCGACGGCCGTTTCCAGGAGCGGCGCACCATCGACACCTACGCCTCCGAGGTCGACCGCGCCTGCGACGAGGGCTGGGCGGGGCTGCGGGTGACCGCCGACATGAGCTGGGCGCCCCGGGTCAACCTCGGCCACGACCGGCTGCTCGACTACGAGGCCTCGGTGGCGCCGCTCTTCGCGGACCCGCTGTTCACCGCGATCTGCTGGTACGACCGTCAGCGCTTCGACGACGACCTGACCTCCCGCGTCGGCAAGGTCCATCCGCTGCGGGTCATGGAACGCCTGGACTCCCTGGAGGTCACCGGGACCCCGGAGGGCGGCCGGATGGCCGGCACCGCCGAGTTGAGCACCCGCAGCGAGTTCGTCGAGGCGCTGCGCGAGGCGCTGGAGCACCGTGACGACTCGGGGCCCAGCCACTTCGTCCTCGACCTGCGCGACCTGTGCTTCATGGAGGCCCACTGCGCCTGGCAGCTGATCAGCCTCGCCGCCTCGCTCCCGGCCGGCAGCGAGGTCACCGTGCGCTGCGGTGAACTGCTGGGGCTGGTGCTGGAGCAACTGGGCGCCGGCGAGGTGCCCCAGCTGCTGGTCCGCGTGGAGGGCGAAGGGGACGAGGAGGACGCCGGGTGA
- a CDS encoding ATP-binding protein: protein MSEGLRLRMEFRGPELPLVRALVEEASLRARLTGSAGGAFGQAVLEIATDAAARGADPGVVELRVRQGELLCEVTYGGGVPSTGRPEGLGPRLAESLIARIGAPARIDVRDTPGGTSVTLSAPVPAPLSAPVRTPAATAPPAR from the coding sequence GTGAGCGAGGGACTGAGGCTGCGGATGGAGTTCCGCGGTCCCGAACTGCCCCTGGTGCGCGCCCTGGTGGAGGAGGCGTCACTGCGCGCCCGTCTCACCGGCTCCGCCGGAGGCGCTTTCGGGCAGGCCGTGTTGGAGATCGCCACGGACGCCGCCGCCCGGGGCGCCGACCCGGGGGTCGTCGAACTCCGGGTGCGGCAGGGCGAGTTGCTGTGCGAGGTGACGTACGGCGGTGGTGTCCCCTCGACGGGGCGGCCCGAGGGGCTCGGCCCGCGCCTCGCGGAGTCTCTGATCGCCCGTATCGGCGCTCCCGCCCGGATCGACGTCCGCGACACCCCCGGCGGCACCTCGGTCACCCTGTCCGCCCCGGTGCCCGCCCCCTTGTCCGCCCCAGTGCGTACGCCGGCCGCTACAGCCCCGCCCGCGCGCTGA